The proteins below are encoded in one region of Penicillium psychrofluorescens genome assembly, chromosome: 4:
- a CDS encoding uncharacterized protein (ID:PFLUO_007245-T1.cds;~source:funannotate): protein MQPATPGPSSDRHDSVKGSPASLQESNKPSPKHGHQRLVFVDPVALRYLEEDPSTDVLHRRTSLQGYELYIVEQWACSRAHPTFVISTYTGDLSHKVIVGVLSVPTDESTWSPRLKLYFDAVKQYGARKKDTPLGTVMVTDLGSFPSALTVIPVPEGDIKKHREDFIVNENLKRLGCAGRAGLKLQPPSAATEAKFHQLYRTSERVPLYHAVFELVKQCQVALLVFGKLAPEYIDGLLCDVTEGAVADWWTDIGTDLYNVEPSDGNLGPTSVAALLGTLLGARNRLHAYGAPVAKDAFDISTLKRGIGSFQKSQKMSRTRRLDRQTLHRLHRATAKAANAEGWTDAVKSTVAELSGQGGEMVMGMVRGREKGGIADIETLDLDNFVQCCSGERAKWLWLGKPRKSGLDDRFSRGPAADMMFTTDEQGGYVWTSRKRNSTEDLLADRLGAAFDRPSKALEPSSEERDQRRKGVSERVSDARAGLGRFKDAVGLPGLRSHHSKPSRDGVGLTHDAAYRPSIDSDTEIPPPAKAQSTFALLSEPKHDVSTQLLSEDDLEPPSAIESETKAPEIHIQTAPSVLDFEPPPPPSDQLAVEQPSRGREVELDMDRTRTRSTAASSEREEQVPGLAVMALRRPQSCDDLDKADKRLYRRDNYYARHLSFTAVEEVVLGWEPLVGKMSVDDTVEHTLEEAIIQEDILASEARIFSSRMLELSHYTVPWVERQVDSVDGLNQTLYDRHEELNSVYLERLGDFQRLRERSSDLLTDEQAHLGDSVKRVELLGAKMDYELHVLESKVEDMENGLSDFERHIVNVETRIKALIRNEEQHSGSSWVTWLGRSIGFNMQ, encoded by the coding sequence ATGCAGCCCGCTACCCCCGGTCCGTCTTCGGATCGACACGATTCCGTGAAAGGCAGTCCCGCCTCGCTCCAGGAAAGCAACAAGCCATCCCCAAAGCACGGCCACCAGCGCCTCGTCTTTGTCGACCCCGTCGCCTTGCGATACCTCGAAGAAGACCCCTCGACCGACGTGCTCCACCGCCGCACAAGCCTTCAGGGCTACGAACTCTACATCGTCGAGCAGTGGGCCTGCTCCCGAGCCCATCCCACCTTCGTCATCTCGACCTACACCGGCGACCTCTCGCACAAGGTGATTGTCGGGGTGCTCAGTGTTCCTACCGATGAGAGTACATGGTCGCCGCGGTTGAAGTTGTATTTCGACGCGGTGAAGCAGTATGGTGCACGGAAGAAGGATACACCCCTGGGGACGGTCATGGTGACGGATCTGGGTTCGTTCCCGTCCGCCCTGACCGTCATTCCGGTACCCGAGGGCGACATCAAGAAACACAGAGAGGATTTTATTGTCAACGAGAACTTGAAGCGACTGGGTTGTGCAGGCCGTGCAGGCCTAAAGCTCCAACCACCGTCCGCGGCCACCGAGGCCAAATTCCACCAGCTATACCGAACAAGTGAGAGGGTGCCCCTCTACCACGCTGTCTTCGAGCTGGTTAAGCAGTGCCAGGTCGCTTTGTTGGTTTTTGGCAAACTCGCGCCGGAGTATATTGATGGCCTACTCTGTGACGTGACAGAAGGGGCGGTCGCCGACTGGTGGACAGATATCGGGACGGACCTGTACAATGTCGAGCCGAGCGACGGCAATCTGGGACCAACAAGTGTAGCTGCCCTGCTGGGCACTCTTCTAGGCGCTCGAAATCGGCTACATGCCTACGGAGCACCAGTGGCCAAGGATGCATTCGATATATCCACTCTGAAGAGAGGAATTGGCAGTTTCCAGAAATCGCAGAAGATGTCTCGGACACGGAGACTGGACCGACAAACCTTGCATCGACTTCATCGGGCCACGGCCAAGGCGGCGAACGCTGAAGGGTGGACGGACGCAGTGAAATCTACAGTGGCCGAGCTCAGTGGACAAGGAGGCGAGATGGTCATGGGGATGGTTCGCGGCCGCGAGAAAGGCGGTATTGCCGATATTGAAACCCTGGATTTGGACAACTTTGTACAGTGCTGCTCGGGAGAACGAGCGAAATGGTTGTGGCTGGGCAAGCCACGCAAGAGTGGGCTTGATGACCGCTTCAGCCGCGGGCCAGCAGCGGACATGATGTTCACGACCGATGAGCAAGGTGGCTACGTCTGGACCAGCCGAAAGAGAAACTCCACCGAAGACTTACTCGCGGATCGACTGGGCGCCGCATTCGACCGCCCCAGCAAGGCGTTGGAGCCCTCCTCAGAGGAAAGGGATCAGAGACGCAAAGGTGTCAGCGAACGAGTCTCGGATGCACGGGCGGGTCTTGGCCGCTTTAAGGACGCAGTTGGGTTGCCGGGTCTTCGGTCACATCACAGCAAGCCATCACGAGATGGTGTAGGCCTGACGCACGACGCAGCTTACCGTCCGTCGATTGACAGTGACACAGAGATACCACCACCTGCAAAGGCGCAGTCTACCTTCGCCCTGCTATCTGAACCCAAACACGATGTTTCCACCCAACTACTCTCCGAGGATGACCTTGAGCCTCCAAGTGCCATCGAGTCCGAGACTAAAGCACCTGAGATTCACATTCAAACTGCACCTTCGGTCCTAGATTTcgagccaccgccaccgccgtCGGATCAACTTGCAGTGGAGCAGCCTTCTCGCGGACGAGAAGTGGAATTAGACATGGACCGCACCAGAACTCGGTCCACTGCAGCATCGAGCGAacgagaagaacaagtcCCTGGACTGGCCGTCATGGCTCTGCGACGGCCTCAAAGCTGTGATGatctcgacaaggccgaTAAACGGCTCTACCGACGAGACAACTATTATGCTCGTCACCTGTCCTTTACTGCCGTCGAGGAAGTCGTGCTGGGCTGGGAGCCGCTGGTCGGCAAGATGTCTGTTGACGACACTGTCGAACATACGCTGGAGGAGGCAATTATCCAAGAAGACATACTTGCCTCCGAGGCGCGGATCTTCAGCTCCCGAATGCTCGAGCTGAGTCACTACACCGTCCCCTGGGTCGAGCGGCAGGTGGATTCCGTCGACGGCCTGAACCAAACTCTGTACGACCGACATGAAGAACTCAATTCCGTCTACCTGGAACGACTGGGCGATTTCCAACGACTCCGCGAACGATCCAGCGACCTGCTCACCGACGAGCAAGCCCATCTCGGCGACAGCGTGAAGCGCGTGGAGTTACTGGGCGCCAAAATGGACTACGAACTGCATGTGCTCGAGTCCAAGGTCGAGGACATGGAAAACGGACTGAGCGATTTCGAGCGCCATATCGTTAACGTCGAGACGAGGATCAAGGCCCTCATCCGGAACGAGGAGCAGCACAGTGGCTCATCGTGGGTTACCTGGCTGGGCCGGTCGATTGGTTTTAATATGCAGTGA
- a CDS encoding uncharacterized protein (ID:PFLUO_007246-T1.cds;~source:funannotate), whose product MDLVQKEHERLSKRLKASQGIKNVQSSIDLLQSARDSIAADPTQASITLAKLQNPVKTSFDSINDSLKETHSGLNKYTKSLDKLFKDRPLPSTEHDALSSQEHLINRAIAMHLLREGQFSVAATFLSEITEKRAAVHAPDAKFTDHGINLLDVDEVPSTEIRKQFAAMYYILQEMQENYNLLPAIEWSRENREALEARGSNLEFELSRLQFVWLYHGASDQQVTGISGRQAALEYARREFHSFVPRYLREIQQLMGAMAFCSNLQDSPYGSIFNNPSAWEDVAHSFTREFCSLLGLSADSPLYIAATAGAIALPTLLKLQTIMKAKRTEWTTENELPVEISLPPSYLFHSIFVCPVSKEQATDQNPPMMMPCGHVIAEESLKRLSKGNRFKCPYCPNESHFKDARKVFL is encoded by the exons ATGGACCTGGTGCAGAAAGAGCACGAGCGGCTCTCCAAGAGGCTCAAGGCCTCACAGGGCATCAAGAATGTCCAGTCCTCGATCGACTTGCTGCAGTCCGCTCGGGATTCCATCGCCGCTG ATCCAACACAAGCGTCGATTACCCTCGCCAAACTCCAGAACCCCGTCAAGACTTCATTTGATTCGATCAATGATAGCTTGAAGGAAACTCACAGTGGCCTGAATAAGTACACCAAGTCTCTAGATAAG CTTTTTAAAGACCGACCCCTTCCCAGCACCGAGCACGATGCTCTCTCCTCCCAAGAACATTTAATCAACCGCGCTATTGCGATGCACCTCCTCCGCGAGGGCCAGTTCTCCGTCGCGGCGACCTTTCTCTCCGAAATCACCGAGAAGCGAGCGGCAGTGCATGCACCGGATGCCAAATTCACCGACCACGGCATAAACCTGCTCGACGTCGACGAAGTCCCTTCCACCGAGATCCGAAAGCAGTTCGCGGCGATGTACTACATCCTCCAGGAAATGCAGGAGAACTACAACCTGTTACCGGCCATCGAATGGTCGAGAGAGAACCGCGAGGCGCTGGAAGCTCGCGGCAGTAACCTAGAATTCGAACTGTCCCGGCTGCAGTTTGTCTGGCTGTACCACGGCGCATCGGATCAGCAGGTGACTGGGATCAGTGGTCGGCAGGCAGCACTGGAATACGCCCGACGCGAGTTCCACTCCTTTGTGCCCCGGTATCTCCGGGAGATCCAGCAGCTAATGGGCGCCATGGCCTTTTGTTCCAACCTGCAGGACTCGCCCTACGGGTCCATCTTCAACAATCCGTCCGCGTGGGAGGATGTCGCCCATTCCTTTACGCGCGAGTTCTGCTCGCTGTTGGGGTTGTCCGCTGACTCGCCCCTGTATATCGCTGCCACCGCTGGTGCAATTGCGCTGCCGACATTGTTGAAGCTGCAGACGATCATGAAGGCCAAGCGGACGGAATGGACGACCGAGAATGAGCTTCCA GTCGAAATCTCACTTCCTCCCTCGTAtctcttccactccatctTCGTCTGCCCCGTCTCCAAGGAGCAAGCGACTGACCAGAAcccgccgatgatgatgccgtGCGGGCACGTCATTGCTGAGGAGTCTTTGAAGCGGCTGAGCAAGGGCAATAGATTCAAATGCCCGTACTGCCCGAACGAGAGCCATTTCAAGGATGCTCGAAAGGTGTTCTTGTAG